One stretch of Cyclopterus lumpus isolate fCycLum1 chromosome 10, fCycLum1.pri, whole genome shotgun sequence DNA includes these proteins:
- the fhdc2 gene encoding FH2 domain-containing protein 1, translating into MLINLTVAIKESRAFHGTQPALPADAPDTVGVTAMESRPLLVAPPPPPQTPPTPPPPPPPPPPPPPLPPPPGSSSPFSRSDSARRSRLRKLNWERIPKEKVEGRKSVWNGAAPGEDEFPIDLHSLDELFGQKDSKPQDRTSTLRRRSALLRCRSPQDSSEEISLLDSKRSMNMGIFLRQFKMPAKEIVEDIRHGAGGRYGAEKLTELCKLLPDNEEESRLKRFSGERRWLGEPDLFLLLLVEVPSFRLRLDAMILQQEFDPAVTSLCVAATCLREAARELLSCPELHSILRLVLKAGNYMNAGGYAGNAAGFRISSLLKLADTKANKPGMNLLHFVAMEAVKKDQSLLLFPSQIGHVGSASRLSEESVLEDLSKLKSRVVALKANTQTEAEIQQHTKLFLEVAEERLKEAEDEVEGMRMSSQALVEFFCEDDSTFKLEEACRVFHSFCLRFQRAVQENAERELKEQKRLERQREMVEKRRSLAVCTGLDPSLSLAREPRPQENQGELEKLLEKNLSYTWSRRSLRSSESRRHSHHLHNDAMLESFPELGSSPTSTSCHSNSSSDHETTAVLCSSPETGVTCSPFDQEPVLGQGSRYRYSRAKNENTDDVQGSHAAMFGPSRHGRGFTVKQQGTDSISYVLQGQTKTTRLEKEAEILEEHVVSMTTESCTNSAARPSNKPVLCVKNQTPTQRQMFGMPGTEKTQPVQSKSNGSRVNESASHSLHTSGILSHSDTRTGSLRYQRSESQLQSFVSASESIQSQPQARETPTVTRPVMPLPDGGLTKPTKTEVASTPVEENWMPSSLPESSQSQRQEYSDLPSTERESACPYSRVGETLECHTLVKGLRSYDAMSTPTSPLPRPVPSLCSKWRKEREGDLRAGTTPGSPTSKEETRTVKIPLRSGIGAKRGLVSRAGPSNSRSIPRVLSKTEPSNGAPNPANTSTPSRLSSPRSISMRSSPITQPAAVQTDVKRSNSTRERTISEPQTTGKPTLTRRTSDRSVPEKVSGITQLAFVRGIPLRVSKRLAPNSETQAPYQPRTAHSPSSVTAKTIRTAVNSAVQNKTAKTTSTSPPSSKIPTVSRIPGPKMTRATAASPMWR; encoded by the exons ATGCTCATCAACCTGACGGTGGCCATCAAGGAATCTCGTGCCTTTCATGGAACACAGCCTGCCCTCCCCGCCGATGCCCCTGACACTGTGGGAGTGACAGCCATGGAGTCGCGTCCGCTGCTGGTCGCCCCTCCACCGCCTCCTCAAACACCTCCGACACCTCCGCCTCCGCCTccgcctccccctccaccccctccgtTGCCACCACCGCCTGGGTCCTCCTCGCCTTTCAGCCGGTCCGACAGCGCCCGTCGGAGCCGGCTGAGGAAGCTGAACTGGGAGCGCATCCCCAAAGAGAaggtggaggggaggaagagtgTGTGGAACGGGGCGGCTCCGGGCGAGGACGAGTTCCCCATCGACCTCCATTCTCTGGATGAGCTGTTTGGTCAGAAGGACAGTAAGCCTCAGGACAGAACCAGCACCCTGAGACGCCGGTCTGCTCTGCTGCGCTGCAGGTCCCCACAGGACAGCTCAGAAGAG ATTTCCCTGTTGGACTCCAAACGCAGTATGAACATGGGCATATTTCTACGCCAGTTTAAGAT GCCAGCTAAGGAGATAGTTGAGGATATCAGGCACGGTGCTGGGGGCCGTTATGGAGCAGAGAAGCTCACAGAGCTCTGCAAATTGTTGCCTGACAATGAGGAG GAGTCCCGCCTGAAGAGGTTCAGTGGGGAGCGGAGGTGGCTTGGAGAGCCTGATCTTTTCCTGCTGCTTTTGGTAGAAGTCCCCAG TTTTCGGCTTCGTCTGGATGCCATGATCCTGCAACAAGAGTTTGACCCCGCTGTgacctctctgtgtgtggcaGCCACATGTCTGAGGGAGGCGGCCAGAG AACTGCTGAGCTGTCCTGAATTACACTCCATCCTTCGTTTGGTGCTGAAAGCAGGGAACTACATGAACGCT GGTGGATATGCGGGGAACGCTGCTGGTTTCCGAATTTCATCGCTGCTCAAACTGGCTGACACCAAAGCCAACAAGCCGGGGATGAATCTGCTGCATTTCGTTGCAATG GAAGCTGTGAAAAAGGACCAGAGTTTACTTTTATTTCCCAGCCAAATAGGCCATGTTGGCTCCGCCTCCAG gttgAGTGAGGAGTCGGTGCTGGAGGACTTATCCAAGTTAAAAAGCAGGGTGGTGGCCCTCAAAGCAAACACCCAGACTGAGGCAGAGATTCAGCAGCACACTAAACTTTTCCTTGAA GTGGCTGAGGAGCGtctgaaggaggcagaggatgAGGTGGAGGGCATGAGGATGTCTAGCCAGGCTCTGGTGGAATTCTTCTGTGAAGATGACAGCACCTTCAAACTAGAGGAGGCGTGCAGGGTCTTCCATTCGTTTTGCCTCCGCTTCCAAAGAGCTGTGCAG GAGAATGCGGAGCGGGAACTGAAGGAGCAGAAACGTCTGGAGCGTCAACGTGAGATGGTGGAAAAGCGTCGTTCCCTGGCTGTTTGTACCGGGCTGGACCCGAGCCTCAGCCTCGCCAGAGAGCCTCGGCCTCAGGAGAACCAAGGAGAGCTGGAGAAACTGCTGGAGAAGAACTTGAGCTACACTTGGAGTCGTCGCAGCCTGAGAAGCTCTGAGTCCCGCAGACACTCCCATCACCTCCACAACGACGCCATGCTCGAGAGCTTCCCCGAGCTTGGCAGCAGCCCCACGTCGACCAGTTGTCACTCCAACAGCTCCTCCGACCACGAGACCACCGCTGTGCTTTGTAGTTCCCCAGAGACTGGCGTCACATGCTCCCCCTTTGACCAAGAACCTGTTTTGGGTCAAGGGAGCAGGTATCGGTACAGCCGAGCAAAAAACGAGAACACAGATGACGTTCAGGGCTCGCACGCCGCCATGTTTGGACCCTCTCGGCACGGACGTGGCTTCACAGTCAAGCAGCAAGGGACTGACAGCATTTCGTATGTGCTGCAAGGCCAAACGAAGACAACCAGACTTGAAAAAGAAGCAGAGATTTTAGAAGAGCACGTGGTTTCGATGACCACTGAATCTTGTACAAACTCTGCTGCTAGACCCTCCAATAAACCTGTCCTTTGTGTTAAAAACCAGACCCCCACTCAAAGGCAGATGTTTGGCATGCCAGGTACAGAAAAGACTCAGCCAGTTCAGAGTAAATCTAATGGCTCTCGTGTGAATGAGTCAGCATCTCACTCTCTTCATACTAGTGGAATACTTTCTCACAGTGACACCAGGACTGGATCGTTAAGGTACCAGAGATCTGAGAGTCAATTGCAATCATTTGTAAGTGCTTCGGAGAGTATCCAGTCCCAACCTCAGGCGAGAGAGACGCCCACTGTAACACGTCCTGTGATGCCTTTGCCCGATGGAGGTTTGACAAAGCCCACAAAAACAGAAGTGGCCTCCACACCTGTGGAGGAAAACTGGATGCCCTCGAGTCTACCGGAgtccagccaatcacagcgacAGGAGTACTCTGACTTGCCAAGTACTGAGAGGGAGTCGGCATGTCCGTACTCCCGCGTGGGCGAAACACTGGAGTGCCACACTCTGGTGAAAGGCCTCCGATCCTATGATGCCATGTCAACCCCAACCTCCCCACTCCCACGACCCGTACCCAGCCTCTGCTCCAAGTGGAGGAAAGAGCGGGAGGGTGACCTGCGAGCGGGGACAACTCCAGGGTCTCCTACATCAAAGGAGGAGACTCGAACCGTGAAGATCCCCTTGCGTAGTGGAATAGGGGCCAAAAGGGGACTTGTGTCACGTGCAGGACCTTCCAATAGCAGAAGCATTCCCAGGGTGCTCTCCAAAACTGAGCCTTCAAATGGAGCCCCAAACCCTGCGAACACATCCACTCCCAGCCGTCTGTCTAGTCCTCGCAGCATATCCATGCGCTCGTCGCCCATCACGCAGCCTGCAGCAGTTCAGACAGATGTGAAGCGCAGTAATAGCACACGGGAGAGGACTATAAGTGAGCCACAGACCACAGGGAAGCCCACCTTAACCCGCAGGACCTCAGACAGATCCGTACCAGAGAAGGTCTCCGGCATCACCCAGCTGGCCTTCGTCAGAGGAATCCCTCTCCGCGTGTCAAAAAGACTCGCCCCAAACTCTGAGACTCAGGCGCCCTATCAGCCTCGCACCGCCCACAGCCCGTCATCCGTCACGGCCAAGACCATACGCACGGCTGTCAATTCTGCCGTCCAAAATAAAACTGCCAAGACAACAAGCACCTCTCCTCCGAGCTCTAAAATCCCTACAGTTTCAAGGATTCCTGGTCCCAAAATGACGCGGGCTACTGCAGCTTCGCCAATGTGGAGGTGA
- the rhogd gene encoding ras homolog gene family, member Gd gives MQTIKCVVVGDGAVGKTCLLISYTTNAFPEEYIPTVFDNYSAQMSVDGRTVSLNLWDTAGQEEYDRLRTLSYPQTNVFIICFSIGSPSSHANVRHKWHPEVSHHCPNVPILLVGTKRDLRGDAETVKKLKEQSLAPTTQQQGNALAKQIGAVKYMECSALLQDGVREVFAEAVRAVLYPVTKKNPKKCVLL, from the coding sequence ATGCAGACCATaaagtgtgtggtggtgggtgACGGGGCAGTCGGTAAAACCTGCCTACTCATCTCGTACACCACCAATGCCTTCCCAGAAGAGTACATTCCCACAGTGTTTGACAACTACAGCGCTCAGATGAGCGTTGATGGCCGCACCGTCAGCCTCAATTTGTGGGACACAGCAGGCCAAGAGGAGTATGACCGACTGCGCACGCTCTCCTATCCTCAGACCAACGTTTTCATCATCTGCTTTTCCATTGGCAGCCCCTCCTCCCACGCCAATGTCAGGCACAAGTGGCACCCTGAGGTGTCTCACCACTGTCCCAACGTGCCCATCTTGCTGGTGGGCACCAAGAGGGACCTGAGGGGCGATGCAGAAACCGTGAAGAAGCTGAAGGAGCAGAGCCTGGCTCCGACCACCCAGCAGCAGGGAAACGCCTTGGCCAAGCAGATCGGGGCTGTCAAATACATGGAGTGTTCTGCTCTGCTGCAGGATGGTGTTAGGGAGGTCTTTGCTGAAGCTGTGAGGGCGGTGTTGTATCCAGTCACGAAAAAGAACCCCAAGAAGTGTGTGCTGTTGTAA